A single region of the Cucumis melo cultivar AY chromosome 3, USDA_Cmelo_AY_1.0, whole genome shotgun sequence genome encodes:
- the LOC103488289 gene encoding UPF0481 protein At3g47200-like, protein MENSEIIETKVENDICDDELGETISEIEKVCDNVVISIDKILGGLPRINPKCHIIYQVSKELREMNDKAYAPQFISIGPFHHRTRNDLIANEHYKLQGFNNFLHRINNYEQIESSKEFVKKCHGWVKEAWNCYAEPINMNEEEFVLMMLVDACFILEFFILLIDDHYGGDYLFEADQIFQIQDMVDFSFYRGVFFEILIDLIKLENQVPFFLLQNLFDLMPKHDVPMFPSLIDITSEILTWFGFVGKYKINDLYHKKPKHLLDFLSFYFFPLLPNDDHIRFKQNERKNSDQNNNNLLRFFRPLFPAHWLKKNNDSFGVPSLCCFSNKEAETREKDSENYFRLSPPSITELCEAGVTIKAAKREDLCFMNIGFKNGVLEIPCIDIDCTFEVVIRNVIAFDQYPAGNEKMYAIHYVLFLDDLINTEQDAHLLTKAGIIINTFGGSDKDITEMFNRFSKFVTFPICSHFDDINKALRMHCNGRWNMAKASLKHNYFNTPWAIISFGAATFLIILTILQTIFSAISTFRN, encoded by the coding sequence ATGGAAAATAGTGAGATAATTGAAACGAAAGTTGAAAACGACATATGTGATGATGAATTGGGGGAAACAATTAGTGAGATTGAAAAGGTTTGTGATAATGTTGTGATATCCATTGACAAAATATTGGGAGGACTACCTCGGATCAATCCAAAATGCCACATTATATATCAAGTTTCAAAAGAGTTACGGGAGATGAATGATAAAGCCTATGCCCCTCAATTCATTTCCATCGGCCCTTTTCACCATCGCACTCGAAATGATTTGATAGCTAATGAACATTATAAGCTTCAAGGTTTTAATAATTTTCTACATCGTATAAATAATTATGAGCAGATTGAATCATCAAAGGAGTTTGTGAAAAAATGTCATGGTTGGGTGAAAGAAGCTTGGAATTGCTATGCAGAACCAATAAATATGAATGAGGAGGAGTTTGTTCTAATGATGCTTGTGGATGCTTGTTTCATACTCGAGTTTTTTATACTACTAATTGATGATCACTATGGTGGTGATTATCTATTTGAAGCAgatcaaatatttcaaattcaaGACATGGTAGATTTTTCATTCTATCGAGGGGTATTCTTTGAAATACTTATTGACTTGATAAAGTTGGAAAATCAAgtccctttttttcttcttcaaaatctTTTTGACTTGATGCCAAAACATGATGTGCCTATGTTCCCCTCCTTGATAGATATTACAAGTGAGATTCTTACGTGGTTTGGGTTCGTTGGTAAATATAAGATCAATGATTTGTATCATAAAAAACCAAAGCACTTGCTtgattttttaagtttttactTCTTTCCCTTGCTCCCTAATGATGATCATATACGGTTCAAGCAAAATGAGAGAAAAAATAGTGATCAGAACAACAATAATTTGTTAAGGTTCTTTCGCCCTCTCTTTCCAGCTCATTGGCTTAAGAAGAATAATGATTCCTTTGGTGTCCCGTCCTTGTGTTGTTTTTCAAATAAGGAGGCAGAGACTCGTGAGAAAGACAGTGAGAATTATTTCAGATTAAGTCCTCCATCTATAACTGAGCTATGCGAGGCAGGTGTTACCATCAAAGCAGCAAAAAGAGAAGATTTATGTTTCATGAACATAGGCTTCAAAAATGGGGTTTTGGAAATCCCATGTATAGATATTGACTGTACCTTCGAAGTCGTGATACGAAACGTGATAGCATTTGATCAATACCCCGCTGGAAATGAGAAAATGTATGCAATCCACTATGTGTTATTTCTGGATGATTTGATAAACACAGAGCAAGATGCACATTTACTTACGAAGGCGGGAATAATAATCAACACTTTTGGCGGCAGTGATAAAGACATTACAGAAATGTTTAACCGTTTCTCTAAATTTGTAACCTTCCCAATTTGTTCCCACTTCGATGATATCAACAAAGCTTTACGTATGCATTGCAATGGAAGATGGAACATGGCCAAAGCTTCACTGAAACACAACTACTTCAATACGCCATGGGCTATTATCTCCTTCGGTGCAGCAACTTTCCTCATTATTCTTACCATCCTTCAAACCATATTCTCCGCTATCTCTACATTTCGCAACTAA